In Ailuropoda melanoleuca isolate Jingjing chromosome 7, ASM200744v2, whole genome shotgun sequence, one genomic interval encodes:
- the LOC117803037 gene encoding prostaglandin E synthase-like, producing the protein MPPPVLALVSGQALSAFLLCGTLLVIKMYVVAVITGQVRLRKKAFANPEDALRHGGLQYCRSDQDVDRCLRQVLRGLDLPRPAPPGPALSSGTWGIPRGLRSSAFLIPSDSSHLFMDPISN; encoded by the exons ATGCCTCCCCCTGTCCTGGCGTTGGTGAGTGGCCAGGCGCTCTctgctttcctgctttgtggcACACTGCTGGTCATCAAGATGTACGTGGTGGCTGTCATCACGGGCCAAGTGAGGCTTCGGAAGAAG GCTTTTGCCAACCCCGAGGACGCCCTGAGACACGGAGGCCTCCAGTACTGCCGGAGTGACCAGGACGTGGATCGCTGCCTCAGGCAAGTACTACGGGGCCTCGACCTCCCACGGCCTGCccctccaggcccagctctgAGCAGCGGGACCTGGGGGATACCCAGAGGACTGAGGTCTTCTGCCTTCCTGATCCCCTCGGACAGTTCTCATTTATTCATGGATCCAATTTCTAATTAA